A single Gemmatimonadaceae bacterium DNA region contains:
- a CDS encoding ParB N-terminal domain-containing protein, translated as MDTPTHGAREVDLHRLDLRFADARLLEPRAVEHLARSIEQSGQLIPCIAVPAEDGSERLILVDGYRRILALRRLGRDTACVESWTCDLTQALLMVLARAHGRPFAALEEALLLRELVHHQGLSQHELARRSGRDVSWVSRRLQLVCALPDTLLAAVRKGDVSTWAATRVLAPLARANAEHAAQLLDALGSTPLSTRELHCWFQHYQSTPRATRERMVAHPRLFIQTLQARDEQRLDEHLREGPEGQCAADLRQLLALITRLRRRLAELSPEALPESLMVALTRLHTAIIALQSDLRSYCDHDPDRDLQRRANPASPGAQCARDQPTAEAVA; from the coding sequence GCGGGCGGTCGAGCACCTGGCCCGTTCCATCGAACAAAGCGGCCAACTCATCCCCTGCATCGCGGTACCCGCGGAGGACGGTAGTGAACGCCTGATCCTGGTCGACGGCTATCGGCGCATCCTGGCGCTGCGTCGACTGGGGCGTGACACCGCGTGCGTCGAATCCTGGACCTGCGATCTCACTCAGGCCTTGCTGATGGTGCTGGCGCGTGCCCACGGCCGCCCGTTTGCGGCCCTGGAAGAAGCGCTGCTCCTGCGTGAACTCGTCCACCACCAAGGCCTGAGCCAGCACGAACTCGCTCGCCGCAGTGGTCGCGATGTCAGTTGGGTCAGCCGACGCCTGCAGCTCGTCTGTGCTCTACCCGATACCCTACTCGCGGCCGTACGCAAGGGAGACGTTTCCACCTGGGCGGCCACCCGCGTGCTGGCACCCTTGGCGCGCGCCAACGCCGAGCATGCCGCGCAACTGCTCGACGCGCTAGGTTCGACACCGCTGTCTACACGGGAACTGCATTGCTGGTTCCAGCATTACCAGAGCACCCCGCGCGCCACCCGCGAGCGAATGGTTGCTCACCCACGTCTGTTCATCCAGACCCTGCAAGCCCGAGATGAGCAGCGCCTCGACGAGCACCTGCGCGAAGGTCCCGAAGGCCAGTGCGCTGCCGATCTTCGGCAATTGCTCGCGCTCATCACACGGCTACGTCGGCGCTTGGCGGAGCTTAGCCCGGAGGCCTTGCCCGAATCCCTGATGGTGGCGCTCACCCGCCTGCACACCGCCATCATTGCCCTTCAGTCCGACCTTCGGAGCTACTGCGACCATGACCCCGACCGAGATCTGCAACGCCGTGCGAACCCTGCAAGCCCAGGCGCGCAGTGTGCGCGAGATCAGCCGACTGCTGAAGCTGTCGCGTAA